The Polyangium aurulentum genomic interval GGCAGGTGGCCTTCCCGGGCGGAAAGCCCGAGCCCGAGGATCGCGACCTCTACGCGACCGCGCTGCGCGAGATGAACGAGGAGGTGGGCCTGGAGGACGCCGAGCCTCTCGGCCGTCTGACGCCGACGCCCGTCTACAGCGGGCGCTACCTGATCCACCCCTACGTGGTCGCCGTGCCGGAGGAGCGCGCGCCCGAGCCGCGCTCACCCGAGATCGCGCGCATCCTCGAGCTGCCCCTCACGGCGTGGCTGCGCGGGGACGAACCCTTGCGCGGCGTGGTCGTGGACTGGCAGGGCTCGACGATGTTCATGCCGCACTTCGAGCTCGAGGGGTGCGTGCTCTACGGCGCGAGCGCGGTCATCTTCCACGAGCTGATCACGCGCCTCGCGGACACGCTCGGCATCACGCTGCCGCCGCCGCGGCTGCAGAAGACGATGCCCTGGGGAGATCGCGAGCCCGTTTGAGCCCCAAAGGTTGGAACTAGAACGAGCCCTGCACGACCACGCCGTTCAGGCCGGGGCCGACGGAGGGCGTGACGCGGATCTTCGTGTTCTTCGCGGCTTCGGGCTCCGTGCTCGGCGTCACGGGCTTGTTGGCCAAAAACTCCCACACGAGACCGCCGGCCACCGCGGCCGCGCCCACGCCGAGAAGGATCTTGCCGGTGAGCGACTGGTTCTGGCCGAGCGTCGCCTGATCGGCGTACTTCGGGCTGTAGCAGTGGTACGCGCTCTGACCCGCGGTGACCACGTAGCACTTGCCGCTTCCCATCGCGCTCGCTTGGTCGGGAGCCTCCGTGCCGTCGAAGGTGCTCTGACCGACGGGCCACAGGATCGCGCCCGCGATGAGCGCGGCTCCGCCGACGCCGACGGTGACCCAGGGCGCGATGCCGAAGGGCTTCTCGGGCGGAGGCGGCGCGGTGGGCACCGCGGTCGGGGTGCTCGTGGGCACGGGCCCGACCGAAGCCGTGGGCGTGGCCGTGGGCTGGCTGCTCAGCAGGCTGCGCAGGTTCTCGATGCGGGTCTGGATCTTCTGCGCGTCCCCCGCCTCGGGATCGCGCTTCAAGTAGGCCTCGAGCGCGAGGATGGCGTTCTTGCGATCGCCGAGTTTCTCGTACGCGTTCGCGATGTTGAGCAGCGTGCCGAGCGCGTTGCAGTCGAGGTTGTAGACGTCTTTCCAGTACTGGATGGCGCGCGCGTACTCGCCGCGCTCGTAGAACTGGCGAGCGGCCTGGTGCGCGCCCTTGGCGCCCTGAAGATCCTCTTCCGTGGCCGTGCGGTTGCACTCGACCGCGAAAGGATTGGGTTCATCGGCCAGCGCGATGCCGGCTGCGAGGCTCACCCCGACCATGAGCCCGATGAGCGTTACCCCCTTCGCGCGCGTTCCCCACATGCTCCGTTCGTCCTTCGCTGGGAGCATACTGGCACCGAACGCCATCCGCGAAAAAAAGCGCGCTCACGGTGAGATCCCCCGGGCAGACAAGGCCTTTGCCGGCCACCCAAGCCCCGCTCACAACCCGAAAACCCGGACCCCCACACCCCCGCACCCCCCCGCCCGCGCCTCTGGTAACCTCGCCGCGTGCTGCCGGAGAAGAAGCAGATCCTGGTCGTGGACGACGAGGCCAACCTGCGCCGCGTCCTCAGCGCGCAGCTCGCGCGCGATGGCTACGAGGTGCATACCGCCGAGGACGGAGAGGCAGGCCTCGCCTTCCTGAAAGAGCATCACATCGACCTGGTGATCACCGACCTTCGCATGCCGAAGGTGGACGGGATGGATCTGCTGCGCGCCGCCCTGCGCGACGATCCGACCCGGCCCGTGGTGATGTTGACCGCCCACGGCACGGTGGACAACGCCGTGGAGGCGCTCAAGACGGGCGCCTTCGACTACATCACCAAGCCCTTCGACCAGCACGAGGTGCGCCTGGTCGTGCGCAAGGCGCTGCGAACGCGCGATCTGGCGAGCGCGGACGCGTCGCGCGACGTGGCTGCGACGCCGCCGAAAGAAGGCGCGGCGCGGTTCGGGATCATCGGCGAGAGCCAGCCCATCCAGGATCTCTACGCGATCATCGAGCGCGTGGCCGATCGGCCCACGACGGTGCTCATCACGGGCGAGAGCGGCACGGGCAAGGAGCTGGTGGCCCGGGCGCTGCACGAGAACTCGAGCCGCCGCGAGAGGCCCTTCATCAAGGTCAACTGCGCGGCGATCCCGAAGGATCTCATGGAGAGCGAGCTGTTCGGCTACGAGCGCGGCGCCTTCACCGGCGCGGTCGCCTCGAAGCCCGGCCGCTTCGAGCTCGCCTCCGGCGGCACGCTCTTCCTCGACGAGATCGGCGAGATCCCGAACGAGATGCAGGTGAAGCTCCTGCGCGTGCTGCAGGAGAGCGAGTTCGAGCGCGTGGGCGGCATCAAGACGATCCGCGTCGACGTGCGCCTCGTCGCCGCGACCAACCGCGATCTGAAGCGCGAGATCGCCTCGGGCTCGTTCCGCGAGGACCTGTTCTACCGGCTCAACGTGGTGTCGATCGCGCTGCCCGCGCTGCGCGAGCGCAGGAGCGACATCCCGCCGCTCGTCTCGTACTTCATCGCGAAGTTCAACGCGCGCCTGCGCAAGAACGTGGAGGGCGTCGAGCCCGACGCGATCGAGCGGCTCGCGAGCTACGGCTGGCCCGGCAACATCCGCGAGCTCGAGAACGTGATCGAGCGCGCGGTGCTCTTCGCCGACGGCGCGCGCATCCGGCTCGAGGACCTCTCCGAAGAGGTGCGCGTCGGCGCGCCGCAGCCCTCGCAGACGCCGAGCCCGAACGGCCCCGCAGACGCGCCGAGGCCGAGCACGGCGAGCCAGGAGGCGACGAGCGACGACGAGACGGCGTCGCTCGCCGACGGCCTCAAGGAGCAGGTGAAGGCCGCGATGAGCAAGCTCGAGCGCGACCTCATCGTGCGCGCGCTCAAGCAGACCCAGGGCAACGTCACGCACGCGGCCCGGCTCCTCAAGATCTCGCGCAAGGGGCTCCAGCTCAAGATGAAGGAGCTCGGTCTGAGGGAGCGCGAGCCCGAGCAGCCGTGAAGCGGGCGGCCGCCCTCGCTGCCGCGCTCTGCGCCCTCGGCTGCAAAGGGACGCACGCCGAAAAGCTCGGCGATGCTGGCGTCGCGCCCGACGCTCCTCCATGGGCGAGCGCCGAGGCCGAGCCCGCGGCGCGACCGGGCATGGCGTGGATCCCGCCCGGCGTGCTCATCGCGGGCACGCCGCCCGAGCGCATGCCGCGCGTCGCGGACGAGGAGATGGCGGGCGAGCAGGTCGTGATGACCGGCTTCCACATCGATCTGTTCCCGTACCCGAACGAGCCCGGCGCGATCCCGACGACGAACGTGACGCAAGCCGAGGCGGCCGAGCTGTGCGCGGCGCAGGGCAAGCGCTTGTGCACCGAGCTCGAGTGGGAGCGCGCCTGCAAGGGCCCGCAGAACACGACATACGAGTACGGCGACACCTACAAAGCGGGGGTCTGCGCGACCGGCAGCACGCGCAACCTGGTGCCGAACGGCGTGAACGCGGGTTGCCGGAGCGCGTTCGGCGTCCACGATCTGCACGGCGGGATCTGGTTCTGGACGTCGAGCGAGTGGAAGCGCGACACGAGCAAGACGAACCTCGCGACCATCCGCGGCGGCAACGCGCCCGAGGGTGAGCTGGTGGGCAGGTGCGCGAACGGCCGCGGCCTGCGGGTCGACGCGCACCGCGAGGACGTGGGGCTGCGCTGCTGCGCGGGCGAGCCGAACAGCTTCGAGGTGGTGCTCTCGGTGAGCCGCGGCGTGCCGCTCGCGTACAAGCCATCCGACACGAAGATCGGCCCCGCGCTCCTGCCGCTCGTGCCCGAGGACATCCGCGAGGCGACGCGCGATCGGAAGCCCGCCGATCAGTTCGAGGTCGAACGAGTCTGGATCTGGCATCCGCTCGGCAACGAGGAGCTTCTGCTCGGCGGAGGCTGCGCCAAGCCGAAGGGCCGCGCGCGCTGCGGCGTCATCGTGGCGCGGATGCGCTTCGACGCGCCCGTCTCCATGGGCTTCGTCCCCACCGACCGCTGGACGCCCACCGTCGGCGAGACCGACACCCCGCGCGAGCTGTTCGTCTACGGCGGCGACGATCAGGGCGCCTTCCGCAAGCGACTCTCTTACGAGTGGGGCAAGCTCGGCATCAGCGACAAGGAGCGCAAGAAGAAGCGCAAGGGTCGCAAAGAACCCGAGTGGGACTAGCGCCCCTTTTTACTGGGGAGCAGGGGGCACGACGAAGACGATCTCGCGCGGCTTGCCGAGCACCAGCTCGGAGGGCGCGATCCCGTTCTTCGCCTTGATGGTGATGATCGCCTTGAACACCTGCGCGCCAGCGGCTTGCGTGATGGTGGTGTTCGGCTTGGGGACGATCTTGAAGCAGATCTTCTGGCCCGGCACGACGCCGAGCGCCGTCTCGTTCACGCCGTCCTGCGATTGACCGAGCCCCTTCGGCCCCGACCACTTGTCCGTGATCTGCGCCGGGCTCAGCACGAAGCACGGCACGCCGGGCTCCGCCGCGTCGTCGCCGCCCAGGTTGACCTGGATCTTGTCGATGAACGTGTCGACCGCGTCGATGGGATCGTTGATGTCGGGCGTCGCGAGCGAGCGCAGGTCGAGCTTGATCGACTTGAGGAGCGTGGTCACGCCTTTGACGACGCTCGTGTCGAGGCCCGCGCCGTTGCTCGAGATGTCGAAGATGAGCCGACAGGTGCCGCCTGGGCTGTCGATCGTCGCGGGCCCGTCTGGCTGGATGAACCCGCCGCTCAATCCGGTGCCGCACTGGATGCCGCCGAAGGCCGAGGGCGCGACGTACGAACTCGACTGATCGACGAGGTAGGCCATGTCCTCGTACGGATCGCCGCCGGCGCGGACGCCGTCGACCGCGGAGATGCCGACGAAGCGCGCGCCCTTGCCCTTCATCGCGGTCACGAGATCGTCGATCGTCGGCGTGGGGAAGGGTGCCTGGCCGTTGAACGTGTAGCTGTCGTGGAGCGCTAGCGGCGCGTTCGCGCGGCGGCCGTTGTGGAAGGGGGCGTCGGTGATCGCGACGAGGATCGGCAGCGAGCCGTCGCGGAAGCGCAGCGTGCCGTAGCGGCCTCCGGGGGCGCCCGCGGGGGGCATCTGTCCCGTGTCCCAGATGAGGTAGTAATCGGTGAGCGCGCGGTGCATGGCCGCGACGTGCGACTCGGCCTTGTCGCCGCCGTCGTGCACGTTGAGCGACTGCACGGCGCCGAGGTTGTCTGCGAGCGCGGTGCTCACGTATCCCGTTGGGCCGACGTAGAACGGCAGATCGACGCCTGGCGTGCCGTAGACGCTCGAGGGGAAATCGTCGAAGCCCGCGACGCCCACTGCGAGATCGGGGATCGTCTGCTTGAGCGTGCTGATGATCGTCGGCAGGTTCAGCTTGAGGTTCTGGATCTCGCCGCCCATCGTGGCCGTGGTGTCGACGAGGAAGCCGACGTCGCCCTGGTTCAGGTTCGTGCGCAGCGGGACGATGTTCTCGGCGGGCTCGGGCGCGTCGAGGTAGGGCAGGACGAAGTAGTACTTGCCCAGCGTGGCCGGCGTCTCGAGCGGGTTGCGCGGATCTGCGGCCAGCACGACCTCGATGAAGTCGCTCGTCCCGTCGCCGTCCGTGTCGGCCACGAGCCGATCGGTCTCGGCGTCGTCGAGCGTGCAGTCGAGGTTCGCGTCCTCGAGCGGATCGGTGATGCCGTCGCCGTCGGCGTCGACGTCGAGCGCGTCGTACTTGCCGTCGCTGTCCGTGTCGGGCGGCGGCTGCGAGAGCATGTGACCGAGCCCCGCCTCGCACGTGTCGTTCAGCCCGTCGCCGTCGCTGTCCGTGTCGCGGTACGCGGGGATGCCGTCCTTGTCGGGATCGACGAGCCCCTCGAAGGCGTCGCCGATGGTGTCGCCGTCGCTGTCTGCGTCGGAGAGATCGGGCAGGCCGTCGCCGTCGGTGTCCACGGCGCTGCCCGCCTCGAGCTCGTCGGTGTCCGGCAGCGAGTCGTCGTCGTTGTCGGTGTCGGCGTAGTCGGGGACGCCATCGCCGTCCGTGTCCGCCGGGTTCGGCCCGGGCTTCTGCGGGTCGTAGGGAGACTTGTCCGGGTACACCTCGAGCGCGTCGGGCAAGCCGTTGTCGTCGCTGTCGGTGTCACGGAAATCAGGCGGGCCCGCGAAGTCCGAGTTCTGTGGGGTCGCGCAGCCAACCGAGGCGGTTTGTCCCTCGAGCGCGTCGGGCAGCGAGTCGTCGTCGCTGTCGGTGTCGAGGTAGTCGGGCGTGCCGTCGCCGTCGGTGTCGACGCCCTGCGCCTTGCCCTCGACGTCGTCGGAGATGTCGTCGAAGTCGGCGTCGGGAGGGCATGCGCTCACCTGTCCGCCGCCGCTCCCGCCCCCGCCGCCTTCGCCCCCGCCTCCGCCAGCGCCGGACGACGAGGAGGACGAAGCCGACGCGCTCGAGCTGCTGCTCGCGCTCGAGGACGATGCCGTCGCGCCGCCCGATCCGCCCTCGCCTCCGCCACCCCCTGCGCTGCTGCCGGTCGAGGTTGGGTGTGTGCCGATGCCCGAGTCGGGCGAGCAGCCAGCGGCCAGCGCACCCCCCGACAGCACGAGCCAAAACATCACGGCCCATCGCCCGCGGCGGATTTTCAGGTCAAGCACGGTGGTCGCGACACGATAACCTTGCCATCGCGCATGCGGAAGGGCAGCGCTACGCTGCGCGACGCCGCGCGGCCCCGTCGGGCCGCTGGGTACGATGCCAACCTCCTCGACCCTCGCCCAAACCGCCTCGCCGCCCGCACCGCCCACGAGGGCAGGACTGCGCGGTGGCCGCCGCGCGCGCGCCGCCGTGGAGCTCGTTCGCACGCGCCTCGCGCGAACGAGGGAGGCACGCCTCGGGTTCTTCGCCGGGCTCGCGACCGCAGCGGTGTTCGCCGTGATGGCGGCCGCGCTGCGCGCCGGCGACGGACCGAGCGCGCCGCTCGAAGGGATCGTCGAGCTCGGGGCCGCGTCGATCGCCTGGGCCGCCGCGACGCCGACGGCCCTCGCTGCCGCGCGCAACCGAGGCGCGCACGATCGCGCGGACGGGATCGAGGCGCTCGCAGCGACGCGCGGCATCCACGCGCGTGGGCTCGAGGCCGCGCGCGCCGTGGCGGCGATGATGCAGATCGCGCGAACGCTCGGCATCCCCCTCGTCGGGCTCGCGCTGCTGACGGCGGCGCTCGCCGGGTCGTTCCGGGGCGCGCTGGCGCGGATCGGGCTCGCGGTCTGGCTCGCCGTCTTCGCCGCGATCGCGGGCGTCACCCTCGGCTCGCTCGCCACGCTCTGCAGCCGATTCGGAGGCCGGCGCGGTCGGCTCCTGCTCGCCGTGGTCGTCGTCGTGCCGTGGATGCTCGCAGCGCTCGCGGACAGCACGGTCTACTCGATCCCAGGCGCGCTCGGCGCGGTGCTCTCGTTCGCATTCGAGCTCGCCGGGGGAGGGGCCGGAGCATGACGTCGGACGCACCGCTCGTCGCGCTTCGCGGCGTACACGCGCGCGACGCGTCGGGCCCGCGAAGACGAGCGCGCGGCGGGCTTCACGGGCTCACGCTGGATCTCGGTCCGGGCGTCTTCGCGTTCGTCGGCGCGCCCGAGGACGGCACGATCGCGCTCACCGAGACGATTGCCGGCGTCCGCGCGCCGCTGCGAGGTGGGATCGCGGTCGGTGGACAGGCTCCCGCGCGCGCGCCGTCCGTGCGTGCTCGCATCGGTGCGCTGCTGTCCGAGCCGGCCTTGCCCGAGGCGCGCTCCGTCGGAGCTGCCGTGACGATCGCGCGACGTGCGCGTGGCGAGACGAGCGCGCGACCCGAAGAGCTGCTCGAGCCGCTCGGCTTGGGGCACCTCGCGCCCCGCGATCCTCTCTCGCTCGGCTTCGCGGAGGCGCGCGCGGTCGAGCTCGCGCTCGCGCTCTCCACGCCGAGCCCGCTGCTCGTCGCGCTGCACGAGCCGCTCGCCGACGTGGCGATCAACCTGCTCGGCCTCGTGCGCGAGCGCATCCGCGACCTCGCGCTCGCGGGCGCATGCGTGGTGGTGACGACCTCCTCGCCGGCGGACGCGCGTGCGCTCGGCGATCGCATCTTCCTTCTGCACAAGGGATCCATCGCGGGCGAAGGCGACGCTGCGGGGCCGCTGCCAGGAGGCGAAGCTGCGCTCCGGGCGTGGGTCCGACCGCCGGACAGCCCGGATGACGCTGCGTCCGTTCGCGCGCTCGCGCGCATCCTCTCCGAGCGCCCCGAGGTGCGCGCGGTGTCGTGGGAAGAGCGAGAGGGTCCTCCACCACGCGCGGCCGAAGTGCGCGTCTCGGGCGACGATCTCGACGCCTGCGCGCTCGCCCTGGTCGACGCTGCGGTCGAGGCAGGCGTGCTGATCGAGTCGATCGCGCCCGCTTCGCCAGGCATCGGCCAGGTGCGCGCGGCGACAGAGGCGCTGCAGGCGTTCCGTCGAACGGCCACGCTCTCGCACAGCTCGCCGGTCGCGCTCTCGACGCGTCGATCGCCGGGGCAGGGGATCCTCGCCCGAATGGCGCCGCCTGCACCCACGCCTGCGCCTGCTCCAGCCGCGTCGCCGGTGCCACCTCCAGCCGCCGAACCGCCGGAGCCTCCGCGCGAACCCGATCCGCGCGAGCCAAGCGGAGGAGGATCATGACGCCAGCTCGCGAGATTTCACCCGTCCCTGCGCGCGGCGCCGGCGCGGGAGCGGCCGTTCTGCTCGGCCTCGCGACGGGCGCGCGCCGCCTCGCTCGCCGATCGACCACGTTGACGGCGATCCTCGCCCTCACGCTCGCCCTCACGGCCGGGATCATCGAGCGCCGCGTGACCGCCGCGGACGCCGTGAGCCGTTCGCTCGCGGCCACGTTCCGCCTGGTGGTTCCGCTCTTCTGCTTCGCGCTCGCGCTTGCAGCCTCCGATCGCACCTCGCTTCGTGAGGCGGCATGGCCCGTCGCGCGTTACGGTGCCCCCCGCCGCGACGTCGCGCTCGGGATCTCGGTCGCGCTCGTGATCGCCTCCGCGCTCGGCGGCGCGCTCCTGTCTGTCGCCGCCGTGGTCTCCGCGCACTCCGCGTCGGCGCCTCCGCTCGTGCGGGACGCCTTCACGAGCGGCTGGATCGGCGGCCTCACCGGCGCTGCGTACGCGGCCTGGTTCTCCCTCGGCGCGACCTTCTTCGAGCGCGGGCGCGGCCGCTGGGTGCCGCTCGTGCTCGACTTCGTCGTCGGGGGCGGCACGGGCTTGCTCGCCGCTCTTTTGCCGCGCGCGCATGCCCGCGGCCTGCTCGGGGGCGATGGTCCGCTCGGCATGTCGCAGCCCGAAAGCTCGCTCGCGCTCGCGCTCATGGTGTTCGCGCTCCCGGTCCTCGCCGCGCTAAAGTGCCGCGACTGAACCATGACAGCCCTCGTCGTCGATCCTGTCGCATCGCGGCTCGCCGTCCGCACACGCGCGGGTGGGATGCTCTCCCGACTGGCGCACGATCTCGAGATCGTTGCCTCGACGCTGCGCGGGCGCGCGACGCTGGAGGGAGACGGCTTCTCCGGTGAGCTCGTCGTGCCGGTCGCCTCGCTGCGCGTCGCCGGGGTTCTGCGCGGCGAGCGCGTCGACACGGACGCGCTCTGGACCAGCGATCGTACCGAGATCGAGCGCAAGATGCGCGAGGAGGTCTTCGCACGTACCGACGAGATCCGCGTGCGCGCCCGCGGCACGTCGCGGCAGCGGGGAGACGTCACGGTCGAGATCGCCTCCGGCGTGGCCACGGTCCCGGCGGCGCTGCGCGTGGCCGATGAAGGCTCGGGCGTGCGCGTCGAGGGGCGGGTGGAGCTGTCGTTGAAGCGGCTCGGGATCGCGGAGGTGAAGGCTCCGCTCGGCGTCTTTCGCGTGAAAGACGCCGTCGAGGTGATCTTCGAGCTTACTCTGCGGCCGGAGGGCTAGCGGCCGGGGGCGTGATGTCGGGCGCGGCCTCGCCGCGCTCGCAGTGGCCGTGGATCTGGTAGGGCCGGCCCGAGAGCCTCTGCATGAGCGCGGCGCCGCGCCAGCCGAGGTAGCCCTTGCCGAAGGGCAGGATCTCGGTCGGCGACAGGTAGGGGTTCTTCGTCTTGGCGAGCGAGACGAGGGTGAGCACCTGCTCGGCCACGCTGACGGGGCAGCCCTCGAGGCGAATGGGCTCGTTCGGATCGGTCGTCGCGAGCTTGGTCATCACGGTGGCCATCTTCGCGAGGATGTCGTCGTGCTTGGCCTCGTAGGGGTTGCGCTGGGAGCGGTCCTTGTAGAGGTTCTTGACGTCGATCAGGTGGCCGTTGATGGAGCCCGACCACGTGGCGCAGTCGCCGATGAAGACGACGCGCTCGCCGGGCTTGGCGTTGATCGGCCCCTCGTACGCGCCGAAGACGATGTGCATGCGCGGCATCTTCGAGTCGCACTGCGCGTCGTAGAGCCGCAGGATCTCGATCGCCTCCTCGAGCGCGCCGGGGCAGCCTCCCCAGCAATACTCGGTGCGCTCGGGCTCCGGCGGCGGGCCTGCGTAGGCCGTGATGTGCGTGCCCTCGAAGTACTTCTCGACCCGCACGAGCCCCACCTTGAAGCCCTTGGCCATCGCCTGGGCCTCCTCGAGCGTCACGTCGCCCGACAGCTCGATCGAGCCGAGATCGAGCGAGCCGAAGCCGCGCTCGGACGGGATGCGGACGTGATCGACCGTGGCCGGGTCGACGCCGATGATGTGGCAACAGACGGCGTCGAAGGCGACCTGGGAGTTGCCCATG includes:
- a CDS encoding NUDIX hydrolase; translated protein: MELTPALVRSALTGLPDAPSPWLPLLQPSPRAAAVAVPIRFSTEPVAIAILRSTILREHAGQVAFPGGKPEPEDRDLYATALREMNEEVGLEDAEPLGRLTPTPVYSGRYLIHPYVVAVPEERAPEPRSPEIARILELPLTAWLRGDEPLRGVVVDWQGSTMFMPHFELEGCVLYGASAVIFHELITRLADTLGITLPPPRLQKTMPWGDREPV
- a CDS encoding tetratricopeptide repeat protein — its product is MWGTRAKGVTLIGLMVGVSLAAGIALADEPNPFAVECNRTATEEDLQGAKGAHQAARQFYERGEYARAIQYWKDVYNLDCNALGTLLNIANAYEKLGDRKNAILALEAYLKRDPEAGDAQKIQTRIENLRSLLSSQPTATPTASVGPVPTSTPTAVPTAPPPPEKPFGIAPWVTVGVGGAALIAGAILWPVGQSTFDGTEAPDQASAMGSGKCYVVTAGQSAYHCYSPKYADQATLGQNQSLTGKILLGVGAAAVAGGLVWEFLANKPVTPSTEPEAAKNTKIRVTPSVGPGLNGVVVQGSF
- a CDS encoding sigma-54-dependent transcriptional regulator, whose protein sequence is MLPEKKQILVVDDEANLRRVLSAQLARDGYEVHTAEDGEAGLAFLKEHHIDLVITDLRMPKVDGMDLLRAALRDDPTRPVVMLTAHGTVDNAVEALKTGAFDYITKPFDQHEVRLVVRKALRTRDLASADASRDVAATPPKEGAARFGIIGESQPIQDLYAIIERVADRPTTVLITGESGTGKELVARALHENSSRRERPFIKVNCAAIPKDLMESELFGYERGAFTGAVASKPGRFELASGGTLFLDEIGEIPNEMQVKLLRVLQESEFERVGGIKTIRVDVRLVAATNRDLKREIASGSFREDLFYRLNVVSIALPALRERRSDIPPLVSYFIAKFNARLRKNVEGVEPDAIERLASYGWPGNIRELENVIERAVLFADGARIRLEDLSEEVRVGAPQPSQTPSPNGPADAPRPSTASQEATSDDETASLADGLKEQVKAAMSKLERDLIVRALKQTQGNVTHAARLLKISRKGLQLKMKELGLREREPEQP
- a CDS encoding formylglycine-generating enzyme family protein, whose amino-acid sequence is MKRAAALAAALCALGCKGTHAEKLGDAGVAPDAPPWASAEAEPAARPGMAWIPPGVLIAGTPPERMPRVADEEMAGEQVVMTGFHIDLFPYPNEPGAIPTTNVTQAEAAELCAAQGKRLCTELEWERACKGPQNTTYEYGDTYKAGVCATGSTRNLVPNGVNAGCRSAFGVHDLHGGIWFWTSSEWKRDTSKTNLATIRGGNAPEGELVGRCANGRGLRVDAHREDVGLRCCAGEPNSFEVVLSVSRGVPLAYKPSDTKIGPALLPLVPEDIREATRDRKPADQFEVERVWIWHPLGNEELLLGGGCAKPKGRARCGVIVARMRFDAPVSMGFVPTDRWTPTVGETDTPRELFVYGGDDQGAFRKRLSYEWGKLGISDKERKKKRKGRKEPEWD
- a CDS encoding ABC transporter ATP-binding protein; the protein is MTSDAPLVALRGVHARDASGPRRRARGGLHGLTLDLGPGVFAFVGAPEDGTIALTETIAGVRAPLRGGIAVGGQAPARAPSVRARIGALLSEPALPEARSVGAAVTIARRARGETSARPEELLEPLGLGHLAPRDPLSLGFAEARAVELALALSTPSPLLVALHEPLADVAINLLGLVRERIRDLALAGACVVVTTSSPADARALGDRIFLLHKGSIAGEGDAAGPLPGGEAALRAWVRPPDSPDDAASVRALARILSERPEVRAVSWEEREGPPPRAAEVRVSGDDLDACALALVDAAVEAGVLIESIAPASPGIGQVRAATEALQAFRRTATLSHSSPVALSTRRSPGQGILARMAPPAPTPAPAPAASPVPPPAAEPPEPPREPDPREPSGGGS
- a CDS encoding DUF362 domain-containing protein — its product is MKIASRPRVIIRRCPTYDVERIRRIIREGLEELDLRPHGRTLVKPNCVASGPTFPHAYTRPEFLEGVLLGLRDRDDGRVRELAVGERCGITIPTRTSFEGAGYYPMFKRTGVKHYHFEEEPQVEIPLTHEGRLRDFVFTPEPVAKADFFVNCPKFKSHPWTTVTFSMKNYIGIQDDRHRLIDHDHRLDEKVADLQHIVQPQFIAIDAVVAGEGRMLTPIPRQLGLVIMGNSQVAFDAVCCHIIGVDPATVDHVRIPSERGFGSLDLGSIELSGDVTLEEAQAMAKGFKVGLVRVEKYFEGTHITAYAGPPPEPERTEYCWGGCPGALEEAIEILRLYDAQCDSKMPRMHIVFGAYEGPINAKPGERVVFIGDCATWSGSINGHLIDVKNLYKDRSQRNPYEAKHDDILAKMATVMTKLATTDPNEPIRLEGCPVSVAEQVLTLVSLAKTKNPYLSPTEILPFGKGYLGWRGAALMQRLSGRPYQIHGHCERGEAAPDITPPAASPPAAE